A single window of Liolophura sinensis isolate JHLJ2023 chromosome 6, CUHK_Ljap_v2, whole genome shotgun sequence DNA harbors:
- the LOC135467665 gene encoding uncharacterized protein LOC135467665 isoform X1: MYDNRNLDFQGSMETIVTSNGSGQARVEKLESCCPAGKATVIVVEPTEKSWEHQVSSSSSNPSSSPSTNKTPELPTSTSTLKRKRVLEKFVYMTSVLTLAFLVHALLTAQWLLPYYYAVSAPVLILVRVVLYWKLKWQYFLLDFCYSANTLWYVFLWAVPDQWNLFSVVYSLANGPLLWAVVVYRNSLVFHSLDKVTSSFIHLLPTFLSFGVRWYSSTTSLYWYTSFIPQPLEPSWVWLVAVPLACFVIHSLIYSLIVNVILKPSDEYLTSYRYLTSREGTYLYMVFNMFGPRARVYMYTIFNWMFCLVTLLFSRLLFEFYIANCIALAFVVLVCIFNGASFYMDVFSVRGFQDEY, encoded by the exons ATGTACGATAATCGTAACCTGGATTTCCAAGGAAGCATGGAGACCATTGTTACATCAAATGGCTCTGGCCAGGCACGTGTAGAAAAGCTGGAAAGCTGTTG CCCAGCTGGGAAGGCCACAGTGATCGTGGTAGAGCCTACAGAGAAAAGCTGGGAGCACCAAGTATCCAGCTCAAGCTCCAACCCCAGCTCCAGCCCCAGCACTAACAAAACACCAGAACTACCCACCTCTACGAGT aCTCTGAAGAGGAAGCGAGTGCTGGAGAAGTTTGTGTACATGACATCAGTTCTCACATTGGCCTTTCTGGTGCATGCCCTCCTCACAGCTCAGTGGCTGCTCCCGTATTACTACGCTGTTAGTGCACCTGTACTGATACTCGTGCGAGTGGTCCTGTACTG GAAGTTGAAGTGGCAGTACTTCTTGCTGGACTTTTGTTACTCTGCTAACACCCTGTGGTATGTCTTTTTGTG GGCTGTTCCAGACCAGTGGAACCTGTTCAGCGTTGTTTACTCCCTGGCTAACGGACCTTTGCTGTGGGCAGTGGTTGTCTACAGAAACTCCCTGGTGTTCCACAGCCTGGACAAAGTTACCTCCTCCTTTATTCATCTCCTCCCAACATTCCTCTCCTTTGG GGTCAGATGGTATAGCTCCACCACCTCCCTGTACTGGTACACCTCGTTCATCCCCCAGCCTCTGGAGCCCTCATGGGTCTGGCTTGTGGCAGTGCCTCTAGCCTGTTTTGTTATCCATTCT ttgatttacagCTTGATTGTGAATGTGATATTGAAACCATCTGATGAGTACCTGACCAGTTATCGTTATCTCACATCAAGGGAGGGAACTTATCTCTACATGGTCTTCAACATGTTTGGACCAAG GGCacgtgtttacatgtacaccatatttaactggatgttctgCCTAGTTACACTGCTCTTCTCTCGACTTCTGTTCGAGTTCTACATCGCCAACTGCATCGCCCTTGCATTTGTCGTGCTGGTCTGCATTTTTAACGGAGCCAGTTTTTACATGGACGTGTTTAGTGTACGTGGTTTTCAGGATGAGTACTAG
- the LOC135467665 gene encoding uncharacterized protein LOC135467665 isoform X2, which yields MYDNRNLDFQGSMETIVTSNGSGQARVEKLESCCPAGKATVIVVEPTEKSWEHQVSSSSSNPSSSPSTNKTPELPTSTSTLKRKRVLEKFVYMTSVLTLAFLVHALLTAQWLLPYYYAVSAPVLILVRVVLYWAVPDQWNLFSVVYSLANGPLLWAVVVYRNSLVFHSLDKVTSSFIHLLPTFLSFGVRWYSSTTSLYWYTSFIPQPLEPSWVWLVAVPLACFVIHSLIYSLIVNVILKPSDEYLTSYRYLTSREGTYLYMVFNMFGPRARVYMYTIFNWMFCLVTLLFSRLLFEFYIANCIALAFVVLVCIFNGASFYMDVFSVRGFQDEY from the exons ATGTACGATAATCGTAACCTGGATTTCCAAGGAAGCATGGAGACCATTGTTACATCAAATGGCTCTGGCCAGGCACGTGTAGAAAAGCTGGAAAGCTGTTG CCCAGCTGGGAAGGCCACAGTGATCGTGGTAGAGCCTACAGAGAAAAGCTGGGAGCACCAAGTATCCAGCTCAAGCTCCAACCCCAGCTCCAGCCCCAGCACTAACAAAACACCAGAACTACCCACCTCTACGAGT aCTCTGAAGAGGAAGCGAGTGCTGGAGAAGTTTGTGTACATGACATCAGTTCTCACATTGGCCTTTCTGGTGCATGCCCTCCTCACAGCTCAGTGGCTGCTCCCGTATTACTACGCTGTTAGTGCACCTGTACTGATACTCGTGCGAGTGGTCCTGTACTG GGCTGTTCCAGACCAGTGGAACCTGTTCAGCGTTGTTTACTCCCTGGCTAACGGACCTTTGCTGTGGGCAGTGGTTGTCTACAGAAACTCCCTGGTGTTCCACAGCCTGGACAAAGTTACCTCCTCCTTTATTCATCTCCTCCCAACATTCCTCTCCTTTGG GGTCAGATGGTATAGCTCCACCACCTCCCTGTACTGGTACACCTCGTTCATCCCCCAGCCTCTGGAGCCCTCATGGGTCTGGCTTGTGGCAGTGCCTCTAGCCTGTTTTGTTATCCATTCT ttgatttacagCTTGATTGTGAATGTGATATTGAAACCATCTGATGAGTACCTGACCAGTTATCGTTATCTCACATCAAGGGAGGGAACTTATCTCTACATGGTCTTCAACATGTTTGGACCAAG GGCacgtgtttacatgtacaccatatttaactggatgttctgCCTAGTTACACTGCTCTTCTCTCGACTTCTGTTCGAGTTCTACATCGCCAACTGCATCGCCCTTGCATTTGTCGTGCTGGTCTGCATTTTTAACGGAGCCAGTTTTTACATGGACGTGTTTAGTGTACGTGGTTTTCAGGATGAGTACTAG